Proteins encoded together in one Gammaproteobacteria bacterium window:
- a CDS encoding ATP-binding protein produces the protein MAGPKKSGVKKSTPATRRSMSGAGFEFEDLISAWLLVKMLKGEQAPAIGGTGTQLQSQVLTLGWHIDDLLLTAQGNKGESKRLAISAKGNLQVSASGLPADFVNRAWEQWRDPQSPMIRSGDGLALVTLGVHAVFDPAWREVKNACTGSDVALTMSQIRSNPNQLRVFNRVQKPDQNGPAASDEETIELIRRLHVLPVDLQNPHSETKNQAIAQCRQILENGELTEAEKLWQKLVSIAADVRLRCGTITLQELWAGLRREFGLLQHPDYESDWETISSITSDYKARIETELPSGYSVPRTEEKSKLETAISTNSVTVVFGESGSGKSALVKNVLDGQLGGWTQVWFGPDELQTALSAARHGTLPLSHELARVLNATANQNNVLVIDSAERIDPADFGVIQQLLQAVLSPTEQVDGSAWRVVVITQTQSWAEGAEAILNEHQAALVELELLKNSDVKLALLASPSLGWLTGHDDTVAALTNLRTLAWVVKAGSALGSNSSGLTSHTSIADRLWSYWTGDRVDVKRLMMNLAKREASFERSFALTDLDSADATTLTPWPNKLPLHLNQRTNRIEYEHDLAADWARFQFLKQVWSDTAQWAALAENPLWTNALRMLGQHLLRQITEHGTAWDAAFEAAEGAELSLACDILLDALCLDPEAERFLTERVDLLLANNAKRFTRLLTRFHHIGTIPTGGILGMESSLGLYMEVQNRSIVIGRWFPVLRFLIAQRAKFSGQVSTAVAKVVQTWLTGTPRELGNETLVPFRRELAEMALAMVRTVQVKKGHGVMFPDREPLLYTAALAGAADLPDEIGTWALELAGRRKVADEVNKRIAEALRQQAEKHQEHLRIDPEYKARHEAKHHIPASIGSSRERLPPWPLGASHKVDMDFRDACFKGNGLQTLMHTRPDVAAEVLLALIIDDQPEREYGSSRHEIELGLDYAQDDGYPTAFWKSPFFSFFQIAPDAALKALIELVDFCTERWIEEFMDGREGSAPGLTLRIEEGEDKTFAGLYRVFDWTQTNSHHNGNLFCALDALERWLTLRLDAGIDVTSYMEQILREGTSTSFIGLLANVGKYRPSLFSGVLAPLLTDPYVFYWDNGRVNNISSKFDSFCWGRAGEVVFNIARDWTLAPHRKKALKDVVVDLFSIDTAVSERLQAMIPSWPLPENPKVALEFKLLFAVLDRDNYRSTIDPDTGDEVLTFACPDELSLEVQSWQDEHSKPLQYLLLPKHCEELLQAKQSVGDDDAAHLHNLLKECGADAAIDENSMTTCKVALAATLIVLADSWLAKTPEAKEDALSIIRKVVGEVASTAKEIQSKPFGHQGDELKFAAYAVMHHWITTDDPTLEWEASVLRLLTSGESRVAGTIVGIAYANRQHLGSAWWRLLQAGVLWSGLTLLAPHYGDGEDEERAWGVWLARLRHFPLRGEDATVDDLNMTRVAAGCERLDFYRRMRVFEAGDKLWRGKPVRRTGMGLDSHFLGFLFHWLINGPGTGDWSRDIKLVGLLWEYETGCASQRARKENGEYDLLSQNLGYGLLEKLGELALAAPEAEARDFWEPVLMHGPEAHYALQDFISGLFLRLAKGDNPNAFERVWREMAEYGLAAKWEKHRLWYYGERLICDLLGFGNEDALRQSAPGAALRMRDVYERWAEFHMGRDEDCIKRFCYFLTTEFGASLRFDGLRWIATMLKAHNPNGYRYRDGASDALIELVNTSLNQNAQALINDSQTRNALVEITAALAARNIPTALALQERIKRLR, from the coding sequence ATGGCCGGACCGAAGAAATCTGGAGTAAAGAAGTCGACGCCCGCGACCCGGCGCTCAATGAGCGGTGCTGGTTTCGAGTTTGAGGACCTGATTAGTGCTTGGCTTCTGGTAAAGATGCTGAAAGGTGAGCAGGCCCCCGCAATCGGTGGTACCGGCACCCAGCTTCAATCACAGGTTTTGACATTAGGTTGGCATATCGACGACCTTTTACTGACAGCGCAGGGTAACAAAGGCGAATCTAAACGCCTGGCTATCTCTGCGAAGGGGAATCTGCAAGTCAGCGCTTCAGGCCTGCCAGCAGACTTCGTGAATCGTGCGTGGGAGCAGTGGCGCGATCCGCAGAGCCCGATGATCCGGTCGGGTGATGGTCTAGCGCTGGTAACACTCGGGGTGCATGCCGTCTTCGACCCAGCCTGGCGGGAGGTGAAGAACGCATGCACTGGCTCGGACGTCGCGCTCACCATGAGTCAAATCAGGAGCAATCCCAATCAACTAAGGGTCTTCAACAGAGTTCAGAAACCCGACCAAAATGGGCCTGCGGCATCAGACGAAGAGACGATTGAACTCATTCGACGACTACATGTGCTGCCCGTAGATTTACAGAACCCACACTCCGAAACAAAGAACCAGGCAATTGCACAGTGTCGGCAAATCCTGGAGAACGGAGAATTGACGGAAGCGGAAAAGCTCTGGCAAAAGCTTGTGAGCATTGCTGCGGATGTGCGCCTTCGTTGCGGTACAATCACACTTCAGGAGCTTTGGGCGGGCCTACGCAGGGAGTTCGGCCTTCTTCAGCATCCTGACTACGAGAGTGATTGGGAAACGATCTCCAGCATCACGTCCGACTACAAGGCGCGGATAGAGACGGAGCTACCCTCAGGCTACAGCGTCCCCCGGACTGAAGAGAAATCAAAGCTCGAAACCGCTATTTCTACAAATTCTGTCACAGTGGTATTTGGAGAGTCAGGCTCCGGCAAGTCAGCGCTCGTCAAGAACGTGCTCGACGGGCAGTTAGGGGGTTGGACGCAGGTTTGGTTCGGTCCGGATGAGCTACAGACGGCTCTCAGTGCCGCGCGTCACGGCACACTTCCCCTCAGTCATGAGTTGGCGCGGGTTCTTAACGCTACCGCAAACCAGAATAACGTCCTCGTTATCGACTCCGCGGAACGTATCGACCCAGCGGACTTCGGCGTTATCCAGCAACTTCTCCAAGCTGTCCTCTCCCCTACGGAACAGGTCGATGGCAGCGCATGGCGCGTTGTCGTCATCACCCAGACCCAGAGCTGGGCTGAAGGTGCCGAGGCCATACTTAATGAGCATCAGGCAGCGCTAGTCGAACTGGAGCTCCTCAAGAACTCAGATGTGAAGTTAGCGCTTTTGGCGTCGCCTTCCCTAGGCTGGCTGACGGGTCATGACGACACTGTTGCAGCGTTGACAAACCTCAGAACCTTGGCTTGGGTGGTCAAAGCGGGTTCTGCACTCGGTTCGAATTCAAGCGGATTGACATCGCATACTTCCATTGCTGATCGCCTGTGGAGCTACTGGACGGGAGACCGCGTCGACGTAAAGAGGCTTATGATGAATCTCGCGAAGCGTGAAGCATCCTTCGAGAGAAGCTTCGCTCTCACCGACTTGGATTCAGCCGACGCTACGACATTAACGCCTTGGCCGAATAAACTGCCTCTCCACCTCAATCAGCGGACCAACCGCATTGAGTACGAGCACGATCTCGCAGCTGACTGGGCACGCTTCCAGTTCCTCAAGCAGGTTTGGTCTGATACTGCTCAGTGGGCGGCTCTCGCGGAAAATCCACTCTGGACCAATGCGCTTCGGATGCTAGGTCAGCATCTACTTCGACAGATAACGGAGCACGGTACCGCGTGGGACGCTGCCTTTGAGGCTGCCGAGGGGGCCGAACTTAGCTTGGCATGCGACATTCTCCTTGATGCGCTTTGCCTGGACCCGGAGGCTGAACGGTTTCTGACCGAGCGCGTCGACTTGCTTCTGGCGAATAATGCCAAGCGCTTCACGAGGCTACTCACCCGGTTTCACCACATCGGTACCATACCGACCGGCGGCATCCTTGGTATGGAGTCGTCGCTCGGCTTGTACATGGAGGTTCAAAATCGCTCGATTGTCATTGGTCGCTGGTTTCCAGTCCTTCGGTTCCTCATCGCGCAGCGAGCGAAATTTAGTGGCCAGGTGTCGACCGCCGTCGCCAAGGTCGTCCAGACCTGGCTCACTGGGACTCCCCGCGAACTCGGTAATGAAACATTGGTGCCGTTTCGCCGCGAACTGGCTGAAATGGCCTTGGCCATGGTGCGGACGGTTCAGGTGAAAAAAGGTCATGGGGTCATGTTCCCGGACCGCGAGCCCCTGCTCTATACGGCTGCGCTTGCGGGAGCCGCCGATTTACCAGACGAGATCGGAACTTGGGCACTGGAGCTCGCAGGCCGTAGAAAGGTCGCTGACGAGGTCAACAAACGGATTGCCGAGGCTCTTCGCCAACAAGCCGAGAAGCATCAAGAACATCTTAGGATTGATCCAGAATACAAGGCTAGGCATGAGGCGAAGCACCATATCCCAGCATCAATTGGTTCAAGCCGAGAAAGGTTACCTCCATGGCCGCTGGGCGCGAGCCACAAAGTCGACATGGACTTCCGAGATGCCTGCTTCAAGGGGAACGGCCTACAGACTCTGATGCATACACGTCCGGATGTGGCGGCTGAGGTGTTGCTTGCCCTCATCATCGATGACCAACCGGAGCGGGAGTATGGTTCAAGCCGACACGAGATCGAGTTGGGCCTTGACTACGCTCAGGATGATGGTTACCCGACAGCGTTCTGGAAGAGCCCGTTCTTCTCTTTTTTCCAGATTGCGCCTGACGCAGCTCTCAAGGCACTGATTGAGCTCGTCGATTTCTGCACAGAGCGGTGGATTGAGGAATTCATGGATGGGCGTGAAGGATCTGCACCTGGGCTGACGCTCCGGATCGAGGAAGGTGAAGATAAGACTTTTGCTGGGTTGTACCGGGTTTTTGACTGGACACAGACCAACTCGCACCACAACGGTAATCTGTTTTGTGCGCTCGACGCGCTCGAGCGATGGCTTACGCTCCGACTCGATGCCGGCATCGATGTCACGTCGTATATGGAGCAGATACTTCGCGAAGGTACATCGACGTCGTTCATTGGATTGCTGGCCAATGTTGGAAAGTACCGTCCTTCTCTCTTCTCGGGAGTGCTAGCGCCGCTACTGACGGACCCCTACGTGTTCTATTGGGATAACGGTCGAGTCAACAACATCAGTTCCAAATTCGACAGCTTTTGTTGGGGTCGGGCTGGTGAAGTGGTTTTCAATATCGCACGTGATTGGACGCTGGCGCCCCATCGAAAGAAGGCGTTGAAGGACGTCGTTGTTGATCTCTTTTCCATCGATACCGCTGTATCAGAACGACTTCAGGCAATGATTCCGAGTTGGCCCCTTCCTGAGAATCCGAAGGTGGCCTTGGAGTTCAAGCTGCTGTTCGCGGTGCTCGACCGCGACAACTACCGATCCACCATCGATCCCGATACGGGCGATGAGGTTCTGACTTTTGCATGTCCGGATGAACTGAGCCTTGAGGTTCAATCGTGGCAAGATGAGCACTCAAAGCCGCTTCAATACCTGCTGCTACCCAAACACTGCGAGGAGCTTCTCCAGGCAAAACAATCTGTGGGCGATGATGACGCAGCGCACCTACACAATCTGCTGAAAGAATGTGGGGCCGATGCAGCGATTGATGAGAACTCCATGACCACGTGCAAGGTCGCACTCGCGGCGACGCTCATCGTATTAGCTGATAGCTGGCTGGCGAAGACACCTGAAGCGAAAGAGGACGCGCTCTCCATCATTCGAAAAGTCGTTGGCGAAGTTGCTTCCACGGCCAAAGAAATCCAAAGCAAACCATTCGGGCACCAAGGCGATGAGCTGAAGTTCGCGGCCTACGCCGTCATGCATCATTGGATAACAACCGATGATCCAACACTTGAATGGGAAGCGTCGGTTCTTCGGCTTCTCACGAGCGGCGAGTCCAGAGTCGCAGGCACGATTGTTGGTATCGCCTACGCTAATCGTCAGCATCTCGGCTCCGCGTGGTGGCGGCTCTTACAAGCCGGCGTGCTGTGGTCTGGACTGACCTTATTGGCACCACACTATGGAGATGGTGAAGATGAGGAAAGAGCTTGGGGTGTGTGGCTCGCCAGACTGAGACATTTCCCCCTACGTGGCGAAGATGCGACGGTCGATGACCTTAACATGACCCGCGTCGCCGCCGGCTGCGAACGACTGGACTTTTACAGGCGTATGCGTGTATTCGAGGCAGGTGACAAGCTTTGGCGTGGTAAGCCGGTGCGTCGTACTGGTATGGGCCTCGACAGCCACTTTCTGGGATTCCTGTTCCATTGGCTTATCAATGGTCCCGGAACAGGTGATTGGTCCAGGGACATCAAGCTTGTAGGGTTACTTTGGGAATACGAGACAGGGTGCGCCAGTCAGCGGGCGAGGAAAGAAAACGGTGAGTACGACCTTCTGAGCCAAAACTTAGGATACGGCTTGCTCGAAAAACTTGGTGAGCTTGCGCTAGCCGCTCCCGAAGCCGAGGCGCGGGATTTCTGGGAGCCAGTGCTGATGCACGGGCCTGAGGCGCACTACGCGCTCCAGGATTTCATCAGTGGTCTTTTCTTGCGCCTCGCAAAGGGAGATAACCCAAATGCATTCGAGCGCGTTTGGCGGGAGATGGCGGAATACGGACTTGCGGCCAAGTGGGAGAAGCATCGTCTCTGGTACTATGGTGAACGACTGATTTGCGATTTACTAGGATTCGGAAACGAGGACGCACTTCGGCAATCAGCGCCAGGCGCAGCGCTACGGATGCGTGATGTCTACGAGCGTTGGGCAGAGTTTCATATGGGACGTGACGAAGACTGCATTAAGCGCTTCTGTTACTTCCTTACGACAGAGTTTGGGGCCTCGCTGCGCTTCGATGGGTTGCGCTGGATTGCTACCATGCTCAAGGCGCATAATCCGAACGGTTACAGGTATCGCGATGGTGCGAGTGACGCTCTCATTGAACTCGTCAACACATCGCTGAATCAAAACGCGCAGGCTTTAATCAACGATAGCCAGACGCGGAATGCGCTAGTTGAGATCACCGCTGCATTGGCAGCCAGAAACATCCCCACTGCATTGGCACTTCAGGAGCGAATCAAGCGTTTGCGATAA